In one Sphingobium sp. MI1205 genomic region, the following are encoded:
- a CDS encoding putative toxin-antitoxin system toxin component, PIN family, translated as MKGDRFVIDTNVLISAALSADSTPARVTLWVIAHARLIFAEATFEEFRSRLWRPKFDRYLTIERRNQILHDFSAIADWVELNDDALPVSSRDPDDDMFIRAAIAGSARWLVSGDRDLLDIQGLPAITILTPADMLKRISA; from the coding sequence ATGAAGGGTGACAGGTTCGTTATCGATACGAATGTCCTCATCAGCGCCGCGCTTTCAGCAGATTCGACCCCCGCAAGGGTGACGCTCTGGGTGATCGCCCATGCCCGGCTGATCTTCGCCGAGGCCACTTTCGAGGAATTTCGTTCCCGTCTTTGGCGTCCGAAATTCGACAGATATCTGACCATCGAGCGTCGAAATCAGATTCTACACGATTTCAGTGCAATCGCCGACTGGGTGGAACTGAATGACGATGCTCTTCCGGTCAGCAGCCGAGATCCGGATGATGATATGTTCATCCGCGCCGCCATTGCCGGATCGGCCCGTTGGCTTGTGAGTGGCGACAGGGATTTGCTGGACATTCAGGGATTGCCAGCGATTACGATCCTGACGCCGGCGGACATGCTGAAGCGGATTTCCGCATAG
- a CDS encoding type II toxin-antitoxin system RelE/ParE family toxin produces MAYRLTRNAEKDLIGIYVGGVGELGEAVAEKYQAGLHRVFGFLSDFPYSARARAEISPPVRAHPYKSHIVVYIIEGQDILILGVRHGREDWQASDQLS; encoded by the coding sequence ATGGCCTATAGACTCACGCGTAACGCCGAAAAGGATCTCATCGGTATATATGTCGGCGGCGTCGGAGAATTAGGAGAAGCCGTCGCGGAAAAATATCAGGCCGGTTTGCATCGGGTTTTTGGATTTCTCTCCGACTTTCCCTATTCGGCAAGAGCGCGCGCGGAAATTTCACCACCGGTCCGGGCACATCCCTACAAGTCCCATATCGTCGTCTATATCATCGAAGGACAGGACATCCTGATCCTCGGCGTCCGTCATGGACGGGAAGACTGGCAGGCATCCGACCAGCTTTCCTGA
- a CDS encoding DUF1419 domain-containing protein, which translates to MTQALPFRKIFDGVATREQMFELFNRVPDCPFEDRISGKAFENTWFEIELESYESMLGELPPLFMRAGMFAWSELKAGFVGSVFFAITIGRKRWFTGYCNLGDRHSPDAMRAAIIAHETAAARGMNREQKLELIWSRTHADFRGLAGEADPDAWPPEDRGKRTIVICEPDGGSALKLLERLTDDEIDHRLPSGPAI; encoded by the coding sequence ATGACCCAGGCTCTGCCATTCAGGAAGATTTTCGACGGCGTCGCGACGCGCGAGCAGATGTTCGAACTGTTCAACCGCGTTCCCGATTGCCCGTTCGAGGATCGCATTTCGGGGAAGGCATTTGAGAATACATGGTTCGAGATTGAACTCGAATCCTACGAATCCATGCTCGGGGAACTGCCGCCGCTCTTCATGCGCGCCGGGATGTTCGCCTGGTCTGAACTCAAGGCCGGTTTCGTCGGTTCGGTCTTCTTCGCCATCACGATCGGACGCAAGCGCTGGTTTACCGGTTATTGCAATCTTGGAGATCGCCATAGCCCCGACGCGATGCGGGCGGCAATCATAGCCCATGAGACAGCCGCCGCTCGGGGCATGAACCGCGAGCAGAAGCTCGAACTGATCTGGTCGCGCACGCACGCTGATTTTCGTGGTCTTGCAGGCGAGGCCGATCCCGATGCGTGGCCCCCGGAAGACCGGGGCAAACGCACGATCGTCATTTGTGAACCGGACGGCGGTTCCGCTTTGAAACTGCTCGAACGCCTTACCGATGATGAGATCGACCACCGGCTGCCGTCCGGGCCGGCGATCTAG
- a CDS encoding DUF5983 family protein, producing MKDHPRSMHLDLLARARAALASHAEGDADIAEIIADLDTAILSIDRAPVAWSIPVYLATIGHGHGTTNVVAVSYRGLQVQVATFCRSQWGEINDSRDPGSLDDAMVIRDYFNLHPEDQLTSRMEWIDPDFGYDPERLEIGNYIALSSSHISWPTTEKIDEWITLDPCHRPVSIADTHYGWVIATAPSSFGDKSEIPADLFHALTFARGLGCNYLILDRDASTTDRLPCYEW from the coding sequence ATGAAAGATCATCCGCGATCCATGCACCTCGATTTGCTGGCGCGCGCCAGGGCTGCGCTGGCCTCCCATGCCGAAGGGGACGCCGACATTGCGGAGATCATCGCCGACCTCGATACCGCAATTTTATCGATCGACCGGGCGCCCGTGGCCTGGTCCATTCCCGTCTATCTCGCCACGATCGGGCATGGCCACGGAACCACCAATGTCGTCGCGGTCAGTTATCGAGGGCTGCAGGTGCAGGTCGCGACCTTCTGCCGCTCACAATGGGGCGAAATCAACGACAGCCGCGATCCGGGGTCCCTCGACGATGCCATGGTGATACGCGACTATTTCAACCTCCATCCCGAAGACCAGCTGACCAGCCGCATGGAATGGATCGATCCCGACTTCGGCTATGATCCCGAACGCCTCGAGATCGGGAACTATATCGCCTTGTCCTCCAGCCATATATCATGGCCGACGACGGAAAAGATCGACGAATGGATTACACTCGATCCGTGCCACCGTCCCGTCAGCATAGCCGATACCCATTATGGCTGGGTCATAGCCACGGCTCCGTCCTCGTTCGGGGATAAATCGGAAATACCGGCTGATCTCTTCCATGCGCTGACATTCGCGCGAGGACTGGGCTGCAACTACCTGATCCTGGACCGTGATGCTTCCACGACCGATCGGCTCCCCTGTTACGAATGGTGA
- a CDS encoding type II toxin-antitoxin system ParD family antitoxin, with amino-acid sequence MATMNVSLPDAMKEWVEGQAGTGRYSNASDYVRDLIRRDQERREKIAAMQTMVDESLASGISPNSIDDMMKEARRRAGVGHGL; translated from the coding sequence ATGGCGACAATGAATGTTTCCCTCCCCGATGCGATGAAGGAATGGGTCGAAGGTCAGGCCGGGACAGGCAGATACAGCAATGCCAGCGATTATGTGCGCGACCTGATCCGTCGCGACCAGGAGCGGCGGGAGAAGATCGCAGCCATGCAGACCATGGTCGATGAGTCTCTCGCCTCCGGCATAAGTCCCAATTCCATCGATGACATGATGAAGGAAGCCCGGCGTCGCGCAGGCGTCGGTCATGGCCTATAG
- a CDS encoding DUF3560 domain-containing protein — translation MISFTATYSPEDNKIRIYASSRLDAETYAQVKEAGFKWAPKQELFVAPRWTPQREDLAIKLAGEIEAEEMTLAERAAMKAERLEDLADKRHAQSNAFARRADELSQAFYMGQPILVGHHSERGARKTQERMHSAMTASVKAEKAAGYWLGRASSAEHYASRKNDPRVRANRIKTLLAELRDFQRGINRAHTALAIWDEITTDEQIRDALRNRDSRELWSGYDLYYKVDKGEIAPGDARQQCIDGAMVTVNGPNRRRWIEHILHRLAFERSMLGDVPRYDGEFTPVIIQAFAREHGAESPKCTVIAAGRFRLESPVPLPAHIASASSLELNQDDWRDLMQACGYTVPERKARRAGKPGTVPLINPSREQAEQLQEIWNLRMIAARKGKQSAAKPNEVRETEQAFYSANSKGDYDVFKTVEIAADGRPVRMKWQGHERVRSGEPVARIRIAGLGLQMYQPDAVVVITDKPGKPLPIDLDALEADARHAAAEEAAA, via the coding sequence ATGATCAGCTTTACCGCAACCTATAGTCCAGAGGACAACAAGATCCGCATTTACGCGTCATCGCGCCTCGATGCGGAAACCTATGCACAGGTCAAGGAGGCCGGATTCAAATGGGCTCCGAAGCAGGAGCTTTTCGTCGCTCCCAGGTGGACTCCGCAACGCGAGGACCTGGCCATCAAACTGGCTGGCGAGATCGAGGCGGAAGAGATGACCCTGGCCGAGCGCGCCGCGATGAAAGCTGAACGGCTCGAAGATCTTGCAGACAAGCGCCATGCGCAATCCAACGCCTTCGCACGCCGCGCAGACGAACTGTCGCAGGCCTTCTATATGGGCCAGCCGATCCTGGTCGGCCATCATAGCGAACGTGGGGCGCGCAAGACCCAGGAACGCATGCACTCGGCCATGACGGCGTCCGTAAAGGCGGAAAAAGCGGCAGGCTACTGGCTCGGCCGCGCCAGCAGCGCCGAGCATTACGCCAGCAGGAAGAATGACCCGCGCGTCCGCGCCAACCGGATCAAGACTTTGCTGGCAGAGCTGCGAGACTTTCAGCGCGGCATCAATAGAGCCCATACGGCACTGGCGATCTGGGACGAAATCACGACCGACGAACAGATCCGCGACGCGCTCCGCAACAGGGATTCCCGTGAACTCTGGTCGGGCTATGATCTCTACTACAAGGTCGACAAGGGCGAGATCGCGCCCGGCGACGCACGGCAACAGTGCATCGACGGGGCAATGGTCACCGTCAATGGCCCCAACCGCCGCCGCTGGATCGAGCACATCCTGCACCGGCTCGCGTTCGAGCGTTCCATGCTGGGCGATGTGCCTCGCTATGATGGCGAGTTCACCCCGGTCATCATCCAGGCCTTTGCCCGCGAGCATGGCGCCGAAAGCCCCAAATGCACCGTGATCGCTGCGGGCCGTTTCCGGCTCGAAAGCCCGGTTCCGCTTCCGGCGCATATCGCGTCGGCATCCTCTCTTGAACTGAACCAGGATGACTGGCGCGACCTGATGCAGGCTTGCGGCTACACCGTGCCGGAGAGAAAGGCTCGCCGGGCGGGTAAGCCGGGCACAGTACCGCTGATCAATCCATCGCGCGAGCAGGCCGAACAACTTCAGGAGATATGGAACCTGCGCATGATCGCAGCCCGCAAGGGCAAGCAAAGTGCTGCCAAGCCCAACGAAGTCCGTGAGACGGAGCAGGCCTTTTATTCGGCTAATTCAAAGGGCGACTATGACGTGTTCAAAACGGTGGAGATAGCTGCCGACGGTCGCCCCGTGCGAATGAAATGGCAGGGGCATGAGCGCGTGCGGTCCGGCGAGCCTGTCGCCCGCATCCGTATCGCTGGGCTCGGCCTCCAAATGTACCAGCCGGACGCCGTCGTCGTCATCACCGACAAACCGGGCAAGCCGTTGCCGATCGACCTCGACGCTCTGGAAGCCGATGCCCGCCATGCCGCGGCCGAGGAGGCCGCAGCATGA
- a CDS encoding ATP-binding protein → MTFPTTIQTTVGDSLLTRITRFFDGSVSACLIEAIQNARRAGATRIDISRIESDRGPVLRIRDDGCGIADPVKFLTLGDSGWDEKIARSEDPAGMGVFSLAGRHVTVRSHAAELDAAWQVTITPDAWESGMPLDLAPTAIDKGTEIEVDMAEDWVNALEQAVKDAARFCPVPVWLDGKRQPHESFLAGAARVEKWNGCNIGIYSDTIHVPRELARINFHGLTVPCRLPHIHDGDGDPGWYAKVDIIDAGHLQLVLPARKEMVQGPALEALHEACEAAIFRTIAHKGHHRLSHAHWLRAKALGVFLPEAAPWLSAWTPRTAEADSTMFGERVAGEPMILMPTDQAHIEQCAARALASGQLHGATPVEPVDDFAGYAWYDQLPRVLGWSFRVDRGEGDVFDYAADTQLSQVLVSGRVDAIELEIAMQASAVSEEPAEILSLPADVLIVPDDCSTELENVAILLSADCTITPSELAWLLEAACFYHVDDCDADSYHTQQAAFDMQARFTANMLLLGEDAAVLERVREAIREHVAWLIPKDRAIRMQAVNYLVEASFADNDDEAALSAAE, encoded by the coding sequence ATGACTTTCCCCACCACTATCCAAACCACGGTCGGAGATTCCCTGCTGACAAGGATCACAAGGTTTTTTGACGGATCGGTCTCTGCGTGTCTCATCGAGGCCATCCAGAACGCACGCCGGGCTGGCGCCACCCGGATCGATATTTCCCGGATCGAGAGCGATCGGGGGCCTGTGCTGCGTATTCGTGACGACGGGTGCGGCATCGCCGATCCGGTCAAGTTCCTGACGCTGGGCGACTCCGGTTGGGATGAGAAGATCGCCCGATCCGAAGATCCAGCGGGCATGGGCGTATTCAGCCTTGCGGGGCGCCATGTCACGGTCCGTTCCCACGCGGCCGAACTGGACGCGGCCTGGCAGGTGACCATCACCCCCGACGCCTGGGAAAGCGGCATGCCGCTCGATCTTGCGCCGACGGCCATCGACAAGGGCACCGAGATCGAGGTCGACATGGCCGAAGACTGGGTGAACGCACTCGAGCAGGCAGTGAAGGACGCCGCGCGCTTCTGCCCGGTGCCGGTCTGGCTCGACGGCAAGAGGCAACCCCACGAAAGCTTCCTCGCCGGTGCGGCGCGCGTCGAGAAATGGAACGGGTGCAACATCGGCATCTACAGCGACACCATTCATGTTCCACGCGAATTGGCGCGGATCAACTTCCATGGTCTCACGGTGCCTTGCCGGCTGCCGCATATCCATGACGGGGATGGAGATCCTGGCTGGTATGCCAAGGTCGACATCATAGATGCAGGCCACCTGCAACTCGTGCTACCTGCACGCAAGGAAATGGTGCAGGGGCCCGCGCTCGAGGCGTTGCACGAGGCCTGCGAGGCGGCGATCTTCCGCACTATCGCCCACAAGGGTCACCATCGGCTGTCCCATGCCCATTGGCTGCGGGCCAAGGCGCTCGGCGTGTTCCTCCCTGAAGCCGCGCCCTGGCTCTCGGCCTGGACGCCGCGCACCGCGGAAGCGGATAGCACCATGTTCGGCGAGCGGGTGGCGGGTGAACCGATGATCCTGATGCCGACCGACCAGGCCCATATCGAGCAGTGCGCCGCGCGCGCCCTCGCGTCGGGACAATTGCACGGCGCGACCCCGGTCGAGCCCGTCGACGATTTCGCGGGATACGCCTGGTATGATCAACTTCCGCGCGTGCTCGGATGGTCCTTCCGGGTCGACCGGGGCGAGGGCGACGTCTTCGACTATGCGGCTGATACGCAGCTGTCGCAGGTCCTGGTCTCCGGGCGCGTCGACGCGATCGAACTCGAAATCGCCATGCAGGCGTCAGCCGTTTCCGAGGAACCTGCCGAAATCCTCTCGCTGCCTGCGGATGTGCTGATCGTTCCCGATGACTGCTCGACCGAATTGGAGAACGTCGCCATCCTGCTCAGCGCCGACTGTACGATCACACCCAGCGAACTCGCCTGGCTGCTCGAAGCCGCCTGCTTCTACCACGTCGACGATTGTGATGCCGACAGCTATCATACCCAGCAGGCGGCATTCGACATGCAGGCGCGCTTTACCGCGAACATGTTGCTGCTCGGCGAAGATGCCGCGGTCCTCGAACGAGTCCGCGAGGCGATCCGCGAGCATGTCGCCTGGCTGATCCCCAAGGATCGGGCAATCCGGATGCAGGCTGTCAATTATCTGGTCGAGGCCAGCTTCGCGGACAATGACGACGAGGCCGCTCTCAGCGCCGCCGAATAA
- a CDS encoding type II toxin-antitoxin system prevent-host-death family antitoxin: MQTITANEAKTRFGELIDRVQREPVRVTRRNRVVGVMVSPEDYAAMRAFYADRLASTLRETANEAAKKGLTDSELERLLSDEG, translated from the coding sequence ATGCAGACCATCACCGCCAACGAAGCCAAGACCCGCTTCGGCGAACTTATCGACCGCGTACAGCGCGAGCCGGTGCGCGTAACCCGCCGCAATCGGGTTGTGGGTGTGATGGTTTCCCCGGAAGACTATGCAGCCATGCGGGCGTTCTACGCGGACAGGCTCGCCAGCACGCTACGCGAAACCGCCAACGAGGCCGCGAAGAAGGGCCTTACCGATAGCGAACTGGAGCGTCTGCTGTCCGATGAAGGGTGA
- a CDS encoding type I restriction-modification system subunit M produces MEASAISISNSMDLRNREAREKRYLDIVGQYERDIVELFPQVFAEIMMALEAEPRDALGTVYNNLELSSADKGQFFTPWPICQMMAEATLGGPKLIQDLIACKGFVRAMEPACGAGATVIALAQTMRAQGINYQRHLHVTAVDIDARVAHMAYIQFSLLHIPAVVVVGNSLSLEIRSYWYTPAHIMGGWSAKLARRDTELMATTGPIENHPVPMDILLPPSTVERPEQRAAPRQLSLF; encoded by the coding sequence ATGGAGGCGAGTGCGATCAGCATCTCCAACAGCATGGATCTGCGCAACCGCGAAGCACGCGAGAAGCGCTATCTCGATATCGTCGGCCAGTATGAGCGCGATATCGTCGAGCTTTTTCCTCAGGTCTTTGCGGAGATCATGATGGCGCTGGAGGCCGAACCCCGCGATGCGCTCGGCACGGTGTATAACAACCTTGAACTATCGAGCGCCGACAAGGGGCAATTCTTCACGCCGTGGCCCATATGTCAAATGATGGCAGAGGCGACGCTTGGGGGCCCGAAGCTGATCCAGGATCTGATAGCGTGCAAAGGTTTTGTGCGCGCAATGGAACCTGCCTGCGGCGCGGGTGCAACGGTTATCGCCCTTGCACAAACCATGCGCGCGCAAGGCATCAACTATCAGCGGCACCTCCATGTGACCGCCGTCGATATCGACGCGCGGGTCGCCCACATGGCGTATATCCAGTTCAGTCTCCTGCACATTCCTGCCGTGGTGGTCGTCGGAAACTCGCTTTCACTCGAAATACGCAGCTACTGGTATACGCCAGCGCACATCATGGGCGGATGGTCGGCGAAACTTGCACGGCGCGATACCGAGCTGATGGCAACCACCGGTCCAATCGAGAATCATCCCGTTCCGATGGACATACTTCTGCCGCCGTCCACAGTGGAACGCCCGGAACAACGTGCCGCGCCACGCCAGCTCAGCCTCTTCTGA